Proteins from a single region of Desulfobacter postgatei 2ac9:
- a CDS encoding HigA family addiction module antitoxin, producing MNMNMNNMRAIHPGEIIKEEYLEPLNMSANALAVALRVPAPRINDVIRQKRGISIDTALRLAIYFNTTPQFWMNLQISYDLKMAKQNMTKIEDEIIPLQPITA from the coding sequence ATGAATATGAATATGAATAATATGAGAGCAATCCATCCTGGAGAAATAATCAAAGAAGAATATTTAGAACCATTAAATATGAGTGCTAACGCTTTGGCTGTTGCTTTGCGCGTACCAGCACCTCGGATCAATGATGTGATAAGACAAAAGAGAGGGATTAGCATTGATACCGCTCTCAGGTTGGCTATATACTTCAACACCACCCCGCAATTCTGGATGAACCTACAAATCAGCTATGACCTTAAAATGGCCAAACAGAATATGACAAAAATCGAGGATGAAATTATCCCTTTACAACCAATTACTGCTTGA
- a CDS encoding GntR family transcriptional regulator has product MLNPDSPIPLYHQICEQLQSRIREGMYPPGHMIPSETELAKSYGVGRPTVRQAMDILVQRGLIQRRRGSGTFVKEPSPQIDLFSLAGTSRAFSTKGVPTQKKVILPLNKQTVTGDVENPFHGKPAFAMSRLTVARDEPVLLEDIFLDPDLFAGIEHMALGDNSLSRVVSERFYLAPSDGTQQFQVEPLNEQRASLLGMSPLEPILVVRRLLNFPKAPGAIYSVLFCRTDRFAFSQTIKNSDINL; this is encoded by the coding sequence ATGCTGAATCCTGACTCCCCCATACCCTTGTATCACCAGATTTGCGAACAGCTCCAGTCCCGTATCCGGGAAGGCATGTATCCGCCCGGGCATATGATTCCGTCTGAAACGGAACTTGCAAAATCATATGGGGTGGGCCGCCCCACCGTGCGTCAGGCCATGGATATTCTGGTGCAACGGGGACTGATCCAAAGAAGGCGTGGGTCCGGAACCTTTGTGAAGGAACCGTCGCCGCAAATTGATCTGTTTTCCCTTGCCGGGACCTCCCGGGCATTTTCAACCAAGGGGGTGCCTACGCAAAAAAAAGTGATTTTACCTTTGAATAAACAAACCGTTACAGGTGATGTGGAAAATCCGTTCCACGGCAAACCCGCCTTTGCCATGTCCCGTTTGACCGTGGCCCGGGATGAACCTGTGCTGCTGGAGGATATTTTTCTGGACCCGGATCTGTTTGCGGGTATTGAGCATATGGCGCTTGGGGATAACTCCTTGTCCCGGGTGGTGTCCGAACGGTTTTATCTGGCACCTTCCGACGGCACCCAGCAGTTCCAGGTGGAGCCCTTGAATGAACAACGGGCCTCTCTTCTGGGCATGTCGCCTTTAGAGCCGATTCTGGTGGTCCGGCGGCTGTTAAATTTTCCCAAAGCGCCTGGTGCGATTTATTCGGTGCTGTTTTGCCGAACGGACCGGTTTGCCTTTTCCCAGACCATTAAAAATTCAGATATAAATTTATGA
- the trpB gene encoding tryptophan synthase subunit beta gives MKHRGYYGPFGGAFLPEILVATFDELDERFRLAKEDKRFWEEYETLMATYSCRPTPLTYAENLTRHFGGAKIYIKREDLNHTGAHKANNVMGQGLLVKKMGKKRVIAETGAGQHGVATATMAAKFGFDCTIYMGEVDVLRQRPNVFWMEQLGATVVPVTDGTRILKDAINEAFRDWVTNMDTTHYVLGTACGPHPFPEMVSWFQSIIGKEARIQIMKAEGRLPSKVFACVGGGSNAMGLFQGFMDDPVELVGVEAGGEGIASGRHASRLCSEDASPGIAQGYKTYFLQNSDGQMKETHSISAGLDYVGVSPILANMRDEKKARFEYATDTEVVDALKLTMRLEGIIPALESSHAFAGAFKEVANMSTDDIIIINQSGRGDKDIFTVADAIGDPKWKEFICSKAGEYQNE, from the coding sequence ATGAAACACCGCGGATATTACGGTCCCTTTGGCGGGGCATTTTTACCTGAAATCCTTGTGGCCACATTTGATGAGCTGGATGAGCGGTTCAGGCTGGCCAAAGAAGACAAGCGTTTCTGGGAAGAATATGAAACCCTGATGGCAACTTATTCCTGCCGTCCCACGCCCTTGACCTATGCCGAAAACCTTACCCGTCACTTTGGCGGGGCAAAAATCTATATCAAACGCGAAGACCTCAACCACACAGGCGCCCATAAGGCAAACAACGTCATGGGGCAGGGGCTTTTAGTCAAAAAGATGGGTAAAAAACGGGTGATTGCCGAAACAGGCGCGGGCCAGCACGGTGTGGCCACGGCCACCATGGCGGCCAAGTTCGGATTTGACTGCACCATCTACATGGGTGAGGTGGATGTACTGCGCCAGCGGCCCAATGTATTCTGGATGGAGCAGCTCGGCGCCACCGTCGTGCCGGTCACCGACGGCACCCGGATTCTCAAAGATGCCATCAACGAGGCATTCAGGGACTGGGTCACCAACATGGACACCACCCACTATGTATTGGGAACCGCCTGCGGACCCCACCCCTTTCCTGAAATGGTCTCCTGGTTCCAGTCCATTATTGGAAAGGAAGCCCGTATCCAGATCATGAAAGCCGAAGGCCGGCTGCCGTCCAAGGTCTTTGCCTGTGTGGGCGGCGGCTCCAATGCCATGGGGCTTTTTCAGGGATTCATGGATGATCCGGTTGAACTTGTGGGCGTTGAAGCCGGGGGTGAAGGTATTGCGTCGGGTCGTCATGCATCGCGGCTTTGTTCCGAAGATGCCAGCCCCGGCATTGCCCAGGGTTATAAAACCTATTTTTTGCAGAACAGTGACGGCCAGATGAAAGAGACCCACTCCATCTCCGCAGGTCTCGACTATGTCGGTGTCTCCCCCATTCTTGCCAATATGCGGGATGAGAAAAAAGCCCGGTTTGAATATGCCACGGACACCGAGGTGGTGGACGCCCTTAAGCTGACCATGCGGCTGGAAGGCATTATCCCGGCCCTGGAGTCCTCCCACGCCTTTGCAGGCGCCTTTAAGGAAGTTGCAAACATGTCAACGGATGATATCATCATCATCAACCAGTCCGGCCGGGGGGATAAAGACATCTTCACCGTGGCCGATGCCATTGGCGATCCCAAATGGAAAGAATTTATCTGTTCCAAAGCAGGAGAATATCAAAATGAGTGA
- the trpA gene encoding tryptophan synthase subunit alpha: protein MSDTITSAPAPAFLETYIREQRKKKDILLMTHIVMGYPSFDASFEIVRQMVDAGVDLMELQIPFSEPMADGPVILKANQAALDRGATVEKCFAFAQKVSDNFDIPFLFMTYGNILFKYGMDAFASHMSEIGIKGAIVPDFPPEEAGDYLSAMKKYHLSPVFIFSPETSDQRMQMINTHATGFIYCLARKGVTGKETQFSSEMGNYLDLCRQLTRLPTAVGFGVKEKADVDFLVGKADIAVVGSQTIREVEQKGVDATGPFIRSLTE, encoded by the coding sequence ATGAGTGATACAATTACTTCGGCACCTGCCCCCGCCTTTCTGGAAACCTATATCCGGGAACAGCGAAAGAAAAAAGATATTTTGTTGATGACCCATATTGTCATGGGCTACCCTTCCTTTGACGCCTCCTTTGAAATTGTCCGGCAGATGGTGGACGCAGGCGTGGACCTGATGGAGCTGCAGATCCCGTTTTCAGAACCCATGGCAGACGGGCCGGTGATCCTCAAGGCCAACCAGGCCGCCCTTGACCGTGGCGCCACAGTGGAAAAATGTTTTGCGTTTGCCCAAAAGGTGTCGGACAATTTTGACATTCCGTTTTTGTTCATGACCTATGGCAACATTCTCTTTAAATACGGCATGGATGCCTTTGCCTCCCACATGTCGGAAATTGGAATAAAAGGCGCCATTGTCCCGGATTTTCCACCGGAAGAGGCAGGTGATTATCTGTCAGCCATGAAAAAATATCATCTCTCCCCGGTGTTTATCTTTTCTCCGGAAACCTCGGATCAGCGTATGCAGATGATCAATACCCATGCCACAGGCTTTATTTACTGCCTGGCAAGAAAAGGGGTTACCGGAAAAGAGACTCAGTTCTCTTCAGAAATGGGGAACTACCTTGACCTGTGCAGGCAACTCACCCGGCTGCCCACGGCCGTGGGCTTCGGGGTAAAAGAAAAGGCCGACGTTGATTTTCTTGTGGGCAAAGCAGACATTGCCGTGGTGGGTTCCCAGACCATCCGGGAGGTGGAGCAAAAAGGGGTGGATGCCACTGGCCCGTTTATTCGCAGTCTGACAGAATAA
- the mtnA gene encoding S-methyl-5-thioribose-1-phosphate isomerase, with product MNVDGKQMRPIWFDNESKTVRVIDQRRLPHELIVQDLTTNDQVIHAIKEMYVRGAPLIGATGALGVYVILVQKGNQGADDAWLKRECARLRDARPTATNLAWGVDRVMEKALNASEYGARVAAALKEALGVVEEEAVNCRKIGEFGLSIIREIAEKKNGEPVNILTHCNAGWLACIEYGTATAPMYTAFDAGIDIHVWVDETRPLNQGSRLTAWELGKHGIRHTVITDNAGGHLMQHGMVDLVIVGTDRTTRAGDVANKIGTYLKALAARDNNVPFYVALPSSTFDWTITDGVKDIPIEERDPDEIKFVQGFCDGKISSVLVPPESSPAANHAFDVTPARLVSGFITERGICGAGEEQIMALFPDKKADKKIG from the coding sequence ATGAATGTGGATGGAAAACAGATGCGGCCCATCTGGTTTGATAATGAGTCAAAAACCGTTCGGGTTATAGACCAGAGACGCCTGCCCCATGAGCTGATTGTCCAAGACCTGACAACCAATGATCAGGTCATCCATGCCATCAAGGAGATGTATGTCAGAGGCGCTCCGTTGATCGGCGCCACAGGGGCGCTGGGTGTCTATGTCATTCTGGTGCAGAAGGGCAACCAGGGGGCGGATGATGCATGGTTGAAACGTGAGTGCGCACGTCTTCGAGATGCCCGGCCCACCGCTACAAATCTGGCCTGGGGCGTGGACCGGGTCATGGAGAAAGCCCTCAACGCGTCCGAATATGGCGCCCGGGTGGCAGCCGCGTTGAAAGAAGCCCTGGGCGTTGTGGAAGAAGAAGCTGTAAATTGCCGGAAGATCGGTGAATTCGGCCTCTCCATCATCAGGGAGATTGCTGAAAAGAAAAACGGTGAGCCCGTAAACATCCTGACCCACTGCAATGCCGGATGGCTTGCCTGCATCGAGTACGGCACAGCCACAGCACCCATGTACACCGCGTTTGATGCAGGTATTGACATTCATGTCTGGGTGGATGAGACGCGGCCCCTGAACCAGGGATCGCGCCTGACTGCCTGGGAGCTTGGCAAACACGGTATCCGTCATACCGTGATCACGGATAATGCCGGAGGCCATCTCATGCAGCACGGCATGGTGGATCTGGTTATTGTCGGCACGGACCGCACCACCCGGGCCGGTGATGTGGCCAACAAAATCGGCACCTATCTCAAGGCTCTGGCTGCCCGGGACAACAATGTGCCCTTCTATGTAGCGCTTCCGTCATCCACCTTTGACTGGACCATCACCGACGGTGTAAAAGATATTCCCATTGAAGAGCGGGACCCGGACGAGATTAAATTCGTTCAAGGGTTTTGCGATGGAAAAATTTCATCTGTTCTGGTGCCGCCGGAAAGCAGTCCGGCGGCCAATCACGCATTTGATGTGACCCCGGCCCGTCTTGTGAGCGGATTTATCACCGAACGCGGCATTTGCGGTGCCGGTGAAGAACAGATTATGGCATTGTTCCCAGACAAAAAAGCAGATAAAAAAATCGGATAA
- the ahbB gene encoding siroheme decarboxylase subunit beta yields MTTPLTDLEKKVISLLQTDIPVCKRPYLEMAEQIGISEEKFLEVLSNLHDRNMIRRFGATLKHQKSGFKANAMVAWKVPEERVEEVGNIMASFREITHCYRRDPAPGWDRNLYTMVHGATEEECFAIAAKVSEATGEKDYTLLFSRRELKKTSMQYFES; encoded by the coding sequence ATGACGACACCCCTCACAGACCTGGAAAAAAAAGTAATTTCACTGTTACAGACCGACATCCCGGTCTGCAAACGCCCCTATCTTGAAATGGCAGAACAGATCGGGATTTCAGAAGAAAAATTTCTTGAAGTGCTGTCCAATCTCCATGACAGAAATATGATCCGTCGTTTTGGTGCCACGCTTAAACATCAGAAGTCGGGATTCAAGGCCAATGCCATGGTGGCCTGGAAAGTGCCTGAAGAGCGGGTGGAAGAGGTGGGAAACATCATGGCCTCCTTCCGTGAGATCACCCATTGCTACCGGAGGGATCCTGCGCCCGGGTGGGATAGGAACCTGTACACCATGGTTCACGGGGCAACCGAGGAGGAATGCTTTGCCATTGCGGCAAAGGTTTCAGAAGCCACGGGTGAAAAGGATTATACCCTGCTGTTTTCCCGTCGGGAGCTGAAAAAAACATCCATGCAGTATTTTGAAAGCTGA
- a CDS encoding B12-binding domain-containing radical SAM protein — protein sequence MKADSPHILCVNPWVHDFAAFDFWARPLGLFTIAAILRQNRVRVSFLDCMNRFHPRKTNPVKVYWDGRGPFDKTQIPLPRALDAHLGHVSKKFTRYGALKEWIEQDLLAMDRPDLILVTSLMTYWATGVAETIALLKKIFPDVPVVLGGIYATLCETHARKYSGADQVITGPAEPVLADLVETYTGFTLNEMPDPADLDTTPFAALDLQDAIAYAPILTSRGCPFSCEYCASSFLEPRLRRRSPENVFQELCHWHNNFQVKNFAFYDDALLINPERYAFPLLERIIDEKMDIFFHTPNAVHIKEISAKAADLMFKAGFKTIRLGLETADFSSHRHDIKVKRNEFFTAVDHLRTSGFAKDQLGAYLLCGLPGQNLDEVEASVNLVKGLGLTPVLAYYTPIPHTPMWADAVKNARFDITAHPALTNNSLFPCVRSQQDLDRISQLKKIVK from the coding sequence TTGAAAGCTGATTCGCCTCACATTCTTTGCGTCAATCCCTGGGTCCACGATTTTGCCGCTTTTGATTTCTGGGCCCGGCCCTTGGGTCTTTTTACCATTGCCGCCATCCTGCGCCAGAACCGCGTGCGGGTTTCATTTCTGGACTGCATGAATCGGTTTCACCCCCGGAAAACAAATCCTGTCAAGGTGTATTGGGACGGCAGAGGCCCCTTTGACAAAACCCAGATTCCTTTACCCCGGGCGCTTGACGCCCATCTGGGCCATGTCAGTAAAAAATTCACCCGGTACGGGGCGTTAAAAGAGTGGATTGAACAGGATCTTCTGGCCATGGATCGGCCCGACCTGATCCTGGTTACCTCGCTTATGACCTATTGGGCCACGGGTGTGGCTGAAACCATTGCCCTGCTCAAAAAGATTTTTCCCGACGTGCCCGTGGTGTTGGGCGGTATTTATGCCACGCTTTGTGAAACCCATGCCCGAAAATATTCCGGGGCAGATCAGGTCATTACCGGCCCGGCCGAACCCGTCCTGGCAGATCTGGTTGAAACCTACACCGGGTTTACCCTCAATGAGATGCCGGACCCGGCAGACCTTGACACCACCCCCTTTGCAGCCCTGGATCTTCAGGACGCCATTGCCTATGCGCCAATTCTGACCTCCCGGGGGTGTCCCTTTTCCTGTGAATACTGCGCCTCTTCCTTTCTTGAACCCCGCTTGCGGCGGCGCTCCCCTGAAAATGTCTTTCAGGAGCTCTGTCACTGGCATAACAATTTTCAGGTGAAAAATTTTGCCTTTTACGATGATGCGCTGCTAATTAATCCGGAACGATATGCGTTTCCCCTGCTTGAACGCATTATTGATGAAAAAATGGACATCTTTTTTCACACCCCCAATGCCGTTCATATAAAAGAGATCTCGGCAAAAGCAGCGGATCTGATGTTCAAAGCAGGGTTTAAGACCATCCGCCTGGGGCTTGAAACCGCAGATTTTTCAAGCCATCGCCACGACATTAAGGTGAAACGGAATGAATTTTTTACGGCTGTGGATCACCTGCGCACATCAGGATTTGCAAAGGATCAGCTGGGCGCCTACCTTCTCTGTGGACTGCCCGGCCAGAATCTTGATGAGGTGGAAGCGTCCGTCAACCTGGTGAAAGGCCTGGGGCTAACCCCGGTTCTCGCCTATTACACCCCCATCCCTCACACCCCCATGTGGGCGGATGCCGTAAAAAATGCCCGTTTTGATATCACGGCCCATCCGGCGCTGACCAACAACAGTCTGTTTCCCTGTGTGCGCTCGCAACAGGATTTGGATCGCATTTCTCAATTGAAAAAGATAGTGAAATAA
- a CDS encoding DUF1178 family protein yields MIVFDLECINGHVFEGWFDDRDDLSRQQEQGLLQCPVCDSFSVSPKLSAVAIRRSAAPVSGGSGREMASQAQLDAMAEFAERMTQYVENNYENVGSSFAKEALEMHYGVKEFKQIRGTTTKEEEKTLEKEGVPVFKLPTFNTDNEDFN; encoded by the coding sequence ATGATAGTATTTGATTTGGAATGCATTAACGGGCACGTTTTTGAAGGCTGGTTTGATGACCGGGACGATCTTAGCCGGCAGCAGGAGCAGGGCCTTCTGCAATGCCCCGTGTGTGACAGTTTTTCAGTAAGCCCCAAGCTGTCTGCCGTGGCCATACGAAGATCGGCCGCCCCAGTTTCCGGCGGTTCAGGCCGGGAGATGGCTTCCCAGGCCCAACTGGACGCCATGGCCGAATTTGCCGAAAGGATGACCCAGTACGTTGAAAACAACTATGAAAATGTAGGCTCATCCTTTGCAAAAGAAGCCTTGGAAATGCATTACGGGGTCAAAGAGTTCAAACAGATCCGGGGCACCACCACCAAGGAAGAGGAAAAAACCCTGGAAAAAGAAGGAGTCCCGGTATTTAAACTTCCAACCTTTAACACAGACAACGAAGACTTCAATTAA
- a CDS encoding metal ABC transporter solute-binding protein, Zn/Mn family: MKRFVQCFAVISVIIISCGPVWAKTPLPVFVSIVPQQYFVQQIGKDKVAVSVMVQPGASPATYEPKPAQMAKLSKTRLYFSIGVPFETFWLNKIASANPDMTIVHTDKEIEKQPMGVHHHGGEEHADQDDHKARTEKDRDHENDHGHAGLDPHIWLSPRLVTIQAKHILGALAAADPENMDFYTANYNAFVKEIDALDQHLIQMLKDNAGMQFMVFHPSWGYFARDYKLKMIPIEIEGKNPKPAKLQALIRHARDEAINVIFVQPQFSTKSAELVAKEINGQVIPADPLALDWLDNMKKVAEQFKEVLK; the protein is encoded by the coding sequence ATGAAAAGATTTGTTCAATGTTTTGCTGTTATTTCAGTCATTATTATCTCCTGCGGACCGGTCTGGGCCAAAACGCCGCTTCCCGTGTTTGTCAGCATCGTGCCCCAGCAATATTTTGTGCAACAAATCGGCAAAGATAAAGTGGCTGTTTCCGTAATGGTCCAACCCGGGGCAAGCCCGGCCACATATGAGCCAAAACCGGCACAGATGGCCAAACTATCCAAAACCCGCCTCTATTTTTCCATTGGTGTACCCTTTGAAACATTCTGGCTTAACAAAATTGCATCCGCCAATCCGGATATGACCATTGTGCATACAGATAAAGAGATAGAAAAACAGCCCATGGGTGTCCACCATCACGGGGGGGAAGAGCATGCTGATCAAGATGATCACAAAGCCCGGACGGAAAAGGACCGTGACCACGAAAATGATCATGGCCATGCCGGACTGGACCCGCATATCTGGCTCTCTCCCAGGCTGGTCACGATCCAGGCCAAACACATCCTTGGCGCCCTTGCCGCCGCAGACCCTGAAAATATGGATTTTTACACGGCCAATTATAATGCCTTTGTTAAGGAGATTGATGCCCTTGATCAGCATTTGATCCAGATGCTAAAGGACAATGCCGGCATGCAGTTTATGGTTTTTCATCCGTCATGGGGTTATTTTGCCAGGGATTACAAGCTGAAAATGATCCCCATTGAAATAGAAGGTAAGAACCCTAAGCCGGCAAAGCTCCAGGCTTTGATCCGGCATGCCAGAGACGAAGCCATCAACGTGATTTTTGTCCAGCCCCAGTTTTCAACCAAAAGTGCAGAACTCGTGGCCAAGGAGATCAACGGACAGGTTATCCCAGCCGACCCCCTGGCGTTGGATTGGCTGGATAATATGAAAAAAGTGGCTGAACAGTTCAAGGAGGTCCTGAAATAG
- a CDS encoding metal ABC transporter ATP-binding protein, with product MDFSYNGETVLSGINLTIREHDFIAFIGPNGGGKSTLIRLILGLIKPDKGKIRVLGERPGRHTQALGYVPQNVHINNHFPITALDVVLMGCLGTGGHFGQSRRTRKECEKEALATLERMGMAEHARKKIGELSGGQRQRVFIARSLMTRPRLLLLDEPTASIDSKGQRDFLNLLETLNKDVAIVVVTHDLFSVSSYVKSVACVNHGLHYHSEEEIKGQMLETMYACSVEDVCRVQVLTKVLPGAGHKHAGGDDGNS from the coding sequence GTGGATTTTTCCTACAATGGAGAAACTGTTCTTTCCGGCATCAATCTGACCATCCGGGAACATGATTTTATAGCCTTTATCGGCCCCAACGGCGGAGGGAAATCCACCCTGATTCGTCTGATCCTGGGTCTGATCAAGCCGGATAAAGGTAAAATCCGAGTGTTGGGAGAGCGTCCCGGCAGGCATACCCAGGCCCTGGGATATGTGCCCCAGAACGTCCATATCAACAACCATTTCCCCATTACCGCCCTGGATGTTGTGCTCATGGGATGCCTGGGTACGGGAGGGCATTTCGGGCAGTCCAGACGGACCCGGAAAGAGTGTGAAAAAGAGGCGTTAGCCACCCTGGAGCGCATGGGTATGGCCGAACATGCCCGCAAAAAGATTGGGGAACTTTCCGGAGGACAGCGCCAGCGGGTGTTCATTGCCCGGTCTCTGATGACCCGGCCGCGTCTGTTGCTTCTGGACGAACCCACGGCAAGCATAGACTCAAAAGGGCAGAGGGATTTTTTAAACCTGCTTGAAACCTTGAATAAAGATGTGGCCATTGTGGTGGTCACCCATGATTTGTTTTCCGTTTCCAGTTATGTCAAATCCGTGGCCTGCGTGAACCATGGGCTGCATTATCATTCCGAGGAGGAGATTAAAGGGCAGATGCTTGAAACCATGTATGCCTGCTCGGTGGAAGATGTGTGCCGGGTACAGGTGTTGACCAAGGTCCTGCCCGGGGCAGGGCATAAGCACGCAGGAGGAGACGATGGAAATTCTTAA
- a CDS encoding metal ABC transporter permease, producing MEILKYEFMRHALAAGLLTSIICGIMGTLVVVNRIVFLSGGIAHAAYGGIGMAFYFNWPVIPSTMGFSLGASLVMAAVTLNNRQRADTVIGVIWAVGMAFGIILVDLTPGYNVDLMSYLFGSILTVPGSDLVIMGIIGTLILVLVVFFYKELMAVSYDEEFAGLRGLPVHGIYFSLIAMLGLTVVMVIQVVGLIMVIALLTIPPFMVEKYARSLGAMMVGSSLLGACFTMVGLYLSYRFDLTSGAAIIMVAGTVFLVTLGVEKLRDFIPRTFRHAGER from the coding sequence ATGGAAATTCTTAAGTACGAGTTCATGCGTCATGCCTTGGCCGCAGGACTGCTGACCAGCATCATCTGTGGCATCATGGGCACGCTGGTGGTGGTGAACCGCATTGTGTTCTTATCCGGGGGCATTGCCCACGCCGCCTATGGGGGGATCGGCATGGCATTTTATTTCAACTGGCCGGTGATCCCTTCCACCATGGGGTTTTCCCTGGGCGCTTCCCTGGTCATGGCAGCAGTTACCCTGAACAACAGGCAACGGGCGGATACCGTCATTGGCGTGATTTGGGCTGTGGGCATGGCATTCGGCATTATTCTGGTGGATCTGACCCCAGGGTATAATGTGGATCTGATGAGCTATCTTTTCGGCAGTATTCTTACTGTGCCCGGATCAGATTTGGTCATCATGGGTATCATCGGCACCCTGATTCTTGTTCTGGTTGTCTTTTTCTACAAGGAGCTTATGGCGGTTTCCTATGACGAGGAATTTGCGGGCCTGAGGGGGCTTCCGGTCCACGGGATCTACTTTTCCCTGATCGCCATGCTTGGACTCACCGTGGTCATGGTGATCCAGGTGGTCGGGCTGATTATGGTGATTGCGCTGCTCACCATCCCTCCGTTCATGGTGGAAAAATATGCCCGCTCCCTGGGGGCAATGATGGTCGGTTCAAGTTTGCTGGGCGCCTGTTTCACCATGGTGGGGCTCTATTTGTCCTACCGGTTTGACCTGACCTCGGGGGCTGCCATCATCATGGTGGCCGGCACCGTATTCCTGGTCACTCTGGGTGTTGAAAAACTCCGGGACTTTATACCCAGAACGTTTCGGCATGCCGGAGAACGATAG